Proteins encoded in a region of the Scatophagus argus isolate fScaArg1 chromosome 1, fScaArg1.pri, whole genome shotgun sequence genome:
- the fibinb gene encoding fin bud initiation factor, with product MAFLNMLLCAGMLSLQMCGAYFTGPLHPEMSNGTFHHYFVPDGDYEENDDPEKCQMLFKMTDERKCGLDEDQDAVIRDDFTIIKRQIEDSARVLEGIGKSISYDLDGEDSYGKYLRRETAQISEAFTNSEKSLLELEVKFKQSQESELKEEHRLNDDFLNMIVHTRDVLKETLDISLGLKDKHELLSLIIRSHGTRLSRLKNEYMKF from the coding sequence ATGGCTTTTCTTAACATGCTCCTATGTGCCGGGATGTTATCACTGCAAATGTGTGGAGCTTATTTCACCGGACCATTACATCCGGAGATGTCCAACGGCACTTTTCATCATTATTTCGTGCCGGACGGCGACTACGAGGAAAACGACGACCCGGAGAAATGTCAgatgcttttcaaaatgacTGACGAGCGAAAGTGCGGTCTCGACGAGGACCAGGACGCCGTCATACGTGATGATTTCACCATCATCAAGAGGCAGATTGAGGACTCGGCCAGGGTGCTGGAGGGAATCGGGAAAAGCATCTCTTACGACCTGGACGGAGAGGACAGCTACGGGAAATACTTGCGTAGGGAGACGGCTCAGATAAGCGAGGCGTTCACAAACTCGGAGAAATctctgctggagctggaggtgaAATTCAAGCAGAGCCAGGAGAGCGAGCTGAAAGAGGAGCACCGGCTCAACGACGACTTCCTGAACATGATAGTGCACACGCGGGACGTCCTGAAGGAGACGTTGGACATTTCTCTGGGACTGAAGGACAAGCACGAGCTCCTGTCTCTGATCATCCGCAGCCACGGCACGAGGCTGAGCAGACTGAAGAACGAATACATGAAGTTCTGA
- the bbox1 gene encoding gamma-butyrobetaine dioxygenase has translation MWTSTFARFTLPALQRSTCATACRALQACRRPGQAAGPGGSCLMSVKLRGQHTLGSASIPLSHQSVRNVRALDEERMMEVEWEAGGHSLYPFTWLRDNCQCPLCTLESAQARKLLMSDLDVNTGVSVVEVTNDKVSIVWPDQHTSVFDAQWLKKRCFSPAARQALQEQLFLNERYYWDSKLRIPTADYQEVLHDDKAALAWLLALRRVGIVYLKGAPAEQGQVARLAERIGYLRLTFYGHTWQVQDKYMANNVAYTSGRLSAHTDYPALHFAPGVQFLHCINQAVEGGESEVVDGFHMAEQLQSEDPEAFETLASLRVDFTDTGRDYCDFMLQSKKCIIDVDAEGRVARINYNNATRDSVLDLPLHQVQPFYRALRAYVDIMNRPENVVTYRMEPGDMVTFDNWRLLHGRRSYVSRPDKVRHLEGAYLDWDEVMSRLRILRKSVHEEERAS, from the exons ATGTGGACGAGTACATTTGCACGTTTTACCCTGCCAGCTCTGCAGAGGAGCACCTGTGCCACGGCCTGTCGTGCTCTGCAGGCTTGTCGTAGACCAGGACAGGCTGCGGGTCCAGGGGGCTCTTGTCTGATGTCGGTGAAGCTTCGTGGGCAGCACACACTGGGGTCGgcctccatccctctgtcccACCAGTCAGTGAGGAACGTCCGGGCTCTGGATGAGGAGAGGATGATGGAGGTGGAGTGGGAGGCTGGAGGCCACAGTCTGTACCCATTCACCTGGCTGAGAGACAACTGCCAGTGTCCACTGTGTACCCTGGAGTCAGCTCAGGCACGGAAACTGTTGATGTCTGACCTTGATGTTAACACGGGAGTCAGCGTCGTGGAGGTCACCAATGACAAG GTGTCCATTGTGTGGCCCGACCAGCACACCAGTGTGTTTGATGCACAGTGGCTGAAGAAACGCTGTTTCTCTCCTGCTGCCAGACAAGCACTGCAAGAACAGCTTTTCCTCAACG AGCGTTATTACTGGGACTCCAAGCTGCGCATTCCCACAGCTGACTACCAAGAAGTCCTCCATGATGACAAGGCCGCCCTCGCCTGGCTCTTGGCCCTGCGTCGCGTTGGCATCGTCTACCTGAAGGGGGCTCCAGCAGAACAAGGCCAAGTGGCCAGACTCGCCGAGAGGATCGGTTATCTCCGGCTCACATTCTACGG GCACACATGGCAGGTTCAGGACAAATACATGGCAAACAATGTAGCTTACACATCAGGAAGGCTGAGCGCCCATACAGACTATCCTGCATTACACTTTGCACCTGGA GTGCAGTTTCTGCACTGCATCAACCAGGctgtggagggaggggagagcgAGGTGGTGGACGGCTTCCAcatggccgagcagctgcagagCGAGGACCCCGAGGCCTTCGAGACCCTCGCCTCGCTCCGCGTCGACTTCACCGACACGGGAAGGGACTACTGCGACTTCATGCTGCAGTCCAAGAAGTGCATCATCGA CGTTGACGCCGAAGGCCGAGTCGCGAGGATAAACTACAACAACGCCACCAGAGATTCGGTGCTGGACCTCCCCTTACATCAGGTCCAGCCCTTCTACAGAGCACTGAGGGCCTACGTGGATATCATGAACCGACCAGAGAACGTGGTCACCTACAGAATGGAGCCAG GCGACATGGTGACCTTTGATAACTGGCGTCTGCTGCACGGGCGGAGGAGCTACGTTAGCAGGCCAGATAAGGTGCGACACCTGGAGGGCGCCTACCTGGACTGGGATGAAGTCATGTCTCGCCTCAGGATACTCCGCAAGTCGGTCCACGAGGAAGAACGAGCTTCGTAA